One genomic segment of Amycolatopsis granulosa includes these proteins:
- a CDS encoding DeoR family transcriptional regulator has protein sequence MDRHERLDTLLEIIGQQGRIEVEQAAEKLNVSPATVRRDLDHLASRQLLTRTRGGAVAGNVAYDLPGRHRGARHTGENRRIAEAAARLVNRGMVIGFNGGTTTTEVSRAIAARPEFNDRGSSPVLTVVTNAVNIAHELAVRQSIRLVSTGGVARPQSFELTGHLAGMVLEEVSLDLTFLGVDAVDPLRGAYSHHEAEAAIDKLLAHRAKRVVVVAASSKLGGYAFARICSTLDIDLLITDSGAEPDLVSAFELEGVRVTVA, from the coding sequence GTGGACCGGCATGAGCGGCTCGACACCCTGCTGGAGATCATCGGTCAGCAGGGCCGGATCGAGGTCGAGCAGGCGGCGGAGAAGCTGAACGTCTCCCCCGCCACGGTGCGCCGGGATCTCGACCATTTGGCGAGCCGCCAATTGCTCACCAGGACACGTGGTGGCGCGGTCGCCGGAAATGTCGCCTACGACCTGCCCGGCCGCCACCGCGGCGCGCGGCACACCGGGGAGAACCGGCGGATCGCCGAAGCCGCGGCCCGGCTGGTGAACCGCGGGATGGTGATCGGCTTCAACGGCGGAACCACCACCACCGAGGTGAGCCGCGCCATCGCGGCCCGGCCGGAATTCAACGACCGCGGCAGCTCCCCGGTGCTGACCGTGGTGACGAACGCGGTGAACATCGCGCACGAACTGGCCGTGCGGCAGAGCATCCGGCTGGTCAGCACGGGCGGGGTCGCGCGGCCGCAGTCGTTCGAGCTGACCGGGCACCTGGCCGGGATGGTGCTCGAAGAGGTCAGCCTCGACCTGACGTTCCTCGGGGTCGACGCGGTCGACCCGCTGCGCGGCGCCTACTCCCACCACGAGGCCGAGGCGGCGATCGACAAGCTGCTCGCGCACCGCGCCAAGCGGGTCGTGGTGGTGGCCGCCAGCTCGAAGCTCGGTGGCTACGCGTTCGCGCGCATCTGCTCGACCCTCGACATCGACCTGCTGATCACCGACTCGGGTGCCGAACCGGACCTGGTGTCGGCCTTCGAGCTGGAGGGCGTGCGGGTGACGGTGGCGTGA